From one Sphingobacteriales bacterium genomic stretch:
- a CDS encoding YggS family pyridoxal phosphate-dependent enzyme: protein MANISALQDITKIAKDKNAVLVAISKTKPVEEIQSVYDAGHRLFGENKVQELVVKQEALPKDIQWHMVGNMQTNKVKFIAPFICLIHSVDTLRLAIEINKQALKNNRTIDVLLEIHIAAETNKSGFSEDELIDHLDIKAFDALKNIRIVGLMGMATNTKSQVLIKNEFKRLKDFFEELKSTYFKNTPSFNVLSMGMSGDYKIALEAGSTMIRVGSAIFGDREIIRNPTIPI, encoded by the coding sequence ATGGCTAATATTTCCGCCTTACAAGATATAACAAAAATTGCTAAAGATAAAAATGCAGTATTGGTTGCGATATCCAAGACCAAGCCTGTTGAAGAGATTCAATCAGTATACGATGCCGGCCATAGGTTGTTTGGGGAGAATAAGGTTCAGGAATTGGTTGTAAAGCAGGAAGCACTGCCCAAAGATATCCAGTGGCATATGGTGGGTAACATGCAAACCAATAAAGTAAAATTCATTGCCCCGTTTATCTGTTTGATTCATTCTGTCGATACATTAAGATTGGCCATTGAAATCAACAAACAAGCGTTAAAGAACAACCGGACCATTGATGTACTGTTAGAAATACATATTGCCGCTGAAACCAATAAATCCGGATTCTCTGAAGATGAACTGATCGACCATCTGGACATCAAAGCTTTTGATGCACTGAAAAACATCCGCATTGTCGGATTAATGGGAATGGCCACCAATACCAAAAGCCAGGTTTTGATAAAAAATGAATTCAAACGATTAAAGGATTTTTTCGAGGAGCTAAAATCAACTTATTTTAAGAATACCCCATCTTTTAATGTGCTTTCCATGGGTATGAGCGGAGATTACAAAATTGCATTGGAAGCCGGTTCTACCATGATACGAGTTGGATCCGCCATATTCGGCGACAGAGAAATTATAAGAAATCCAACCATCCCTATTTAA
- a CDS encoding hydroxymethylglutaryl-CoA lyase, whose protein sequence is MQGIKGFIPTSKKIEYLNALLKVGFHTLDCGSFVSSASIPQMADTKIVIPHLKLDETETNLSVIVGNKRGAEDACEFDEITYLGYPFSISETFQQRNTNCSIEESLLRVDEIMNITECAGKTFVCYISMAFGNPYGDFYDAALVEHWVDRLLEMGVTKFSVSDTIGVATPELITNVFSVLSNDFPEIGFGAHFHTTPATWREKVEAAWEGGCNRFDGAIKGYGGCPMAKDDLTGNMPTENLLAYFDEMNIEHGLNKDAFIEAMSIANTIFK, encoded by the coding sequence ATGCAGGGAATTAAAGGGTTTATTCCAACATCTAAAAAGATAGAATATTTGAACGCGTTGCTGAAGGTAGGATTTCATACACTGGATTGCGGCAGCTTTGTTTCTTCTGCATCCATTCCTCAGATGGCAGATACTAAAATCGTTATTCCACACCTGAAACTGGATGAAACGGAAACTAATTTATCTGTGATTGTGGGGAATAAAAGAGGAGCTGAGGATGCCTGCGAATTTGACGAGATTACCTATTTAGGATATCCATTTTCCATCTCGGAAACGTTTCAGCAACGAAATACAAATTGCAGTATTGAAGAATCCTTACTCAGGGTAGATGAAATCATGAATATCACCGAATGTGCAGGTAAGACATTTGTTTGTTATATATCTATGGCATTTGGAAATCCGTACGGTGACTTTTATGATGCGGCATTGGTCGAACATTGGGTGGACAGATTACTGGAAATGGGCGTTACTAAATTTTCGGTTTCAGATACGATAGGCGTTGCTACACCAGAGCTGATTACCAATGTTTTTTCAGTCTTATCCAATGATTTTCCGGAAATTGGGTTCGGTGCCCATTTTCATACCACACCAGCTACCTGGCGGGAAAAGGTGGAGGCAGCCTGGGAAGGCGGATGCAACAGGTTTGATGGTGCGATAAAAGGGTATGGCGGTTGTCCGATGGCAAAAGACGACCTGACGGGAAATATGCCAACAGAGAATTTACTGGCTTATTTCGATGAAATGAATATCGAACATGGTTTGAATAAGGATGCTTTTATTGAAGCAATGAGTATAGCCAATACTATTTTTAAATAG